From the Roseateles sp. XES5 genome, one window contains:
- a CDS encoding NAD(P)/FAD-dependent oxidoreductase, with protein MTSFDAIVIGAGHNGLAAATRLAKGGRRVLVLEAANEPGGATRGREFAPGFRSAGLAHLVNRLDVEVARDIGLDLKGDETLLPTTVLDGSGTAITLHGAYGEQLDGVSAEEAAAFAALRRKLIFQAGILKRFLRRPPPQIGAISLGDLSALAGAGVGLLRKGRGEGRDFLRMLLTNVADVTDEYLADDRLKGLLAFDATLGIHLGPRSPTSLLGLYYRLTGDVAGRTGGQFVPAGGMASLAPAFRRAAEKAGVTIRCGTPVGRILADRGRASGVVTGDGTEITAPVIVSAIHPQTTFLHLVDPAESGTGFVRSVRNVRSHGNVAKLDLALDRVPDFTGLAADARAGRIVLVRSKEQVETAFNPAKYGEFSTDPVMEITLPSLADPSLAPAGGCTLSALVQYAPYRLKAGWETGKPAFLRIVLDTLERHAPGIGKSIVASSLLTPVDIEAEYNLPGGHWHHGELQADQLLVNRPTGAASGYRTPIDGLYLASAGAHPGGGISGLPGWNAARHILSGASS; from the coding sequence ATGACGTCATTTGATGCCATCGTGATCGGCGCCGGCCACAACGGCCTTGCCGCCGCCACCCGTCTCGCCAAGGGCGGCCGCCGCGTTCTGGTGCTGGAAGCGGCGAACGAGCCGGGCGGAGCGACCCGCGGCCGGGAATTCGCCCCCGGTTTCCGCTCCGCCGGCCTCGCCCATCTCGTCAACCGCCTGGATGTGGAGGTCGCGCGCGACATCGGCCTCGATCTCAAGGGCGATGAAACGCTGCTGCCGACGACCGTGCTCGACGGTTCCGGCACGGCCATCACCCTGCACGGCGCCTATGGCGAACAGCTCGACGGCGTTTCCGCCGAAGAGGCCGCCGCCTTCGCCGCGTTGCGCCGGAAGCTCATCTTCCAGGCCGGCATCCTGAAGCGCTTTCTGCGCCGCCCGCCGCCACAGATCGGCGCGATCTCGCTCGGCGATCTTTCCGCACTGGCCGGCGCCGGGGTCGGCCTCCTCCGCAAGGGACGCGGCGAGGGACGCGATTTCCTGCGCATGCTGCTGACGAACGTCGCCGACGTCACGGACGAATACCTCGCCGACGACCGGCTGAAGGGCCTGCTCGCTTTCGATGCGACGCTGGGCATCCATCTCGGCCCGCGCTCGCCGACCTCCCTGCTCGGTCTCTACTACCGCCTCACCGGCGACGTCGCCGGCCGCACGGGCGGCCAGTTCGTGCCGGCGGGCGGCATGGCGTCGCTCGCGCCCGCCTTCCGGCGCGCGGCGGAAAAGGCCGGCGTCACCATCCGTTGCGGCACGCCCGTCGGCCGCATCCTCGCCGACCGGGGCCGGGCAAGCGGCGTCGTGACCGGCGACGGCACGGAAATCACCGCGCCGGTTATCGTCTCCGCCATCCATCCGCAGACGACATTCCTCCATCTCGTCGATCCGGCCGAAAGCGGCACCGGCTTCGTGCGCTCGGTCAGGAACGTGCGCAGCCACGGCAATGTCGCCAAGCTCGATCTCGCGCTGGACCGTGTGCCCGACTTCACAGGTCTTGCCGCCGATGCACGCGCCGGCCGCATCGTGCTGGTCCGTTCCAAGGAACAGGTCGAAACGGCCTTCAATCCGGCGAAATACGGCGAATTCTCCACGGATCCGGTGATGGAGATCACCCTGCCGAGCCTTGCCGACCCGTCGCTCGCGCCCGCCGGCGGCTGCACGCTGTCCGCCCTCGTGCAATACGCACCCTATCGCCTCAAGGCGGGCTGGGAGACAGGCAAACCGGCATTTCTCAGGATCGTTCTGGACACGCTGGAGCGTCACGCGCCCGGCATCGGCAAATCCATCGTCGCGTCCAGCCTGCTGACGCCGGTCGACATCGAAGCCGAATACAATCTGCCCGGCGGCCATTGGCACCACGGCGAGCTGCAGGCCGACCAGCTTCTGGTCAACCGCCCGACAGGCGCGGCCTCCGGCTACAGGACGCCGATCGACGGGCTCTACCTCGCCAGCGCCGGGGCGCATCCGGGCGGCGGCATCTCCGGCCTGCCCGGCTGGAACGCCGCGCGCCACATCCTTTCGGGAGCGAGCTCATGA
- a CDS encoding NAD(P)/FAD-dependent oxidoreductase: MQKYDALIVGGGHNGLVTACYLQRAGLNVLVVEKNGWVGGAATSRELTPGFLYSNCSYVCSLFRPEIMRDLELPKHGLQVISYEGGAVFTRDGDYLASYRDHDSHRREFARYSRRDAEAYERYARDVTRQCRFIQPLLMRTAPDPFGFRPRDISELLYLARKFGEFSPHEMAETLRFWTMSISDFLDEYFETDVIKAYLALSGIIGTALGPMSPGTAYVLLHHYMGEVDGSVGAWGYARGGMGAVTQALSRSFQFSGGTIRTDAEVSKILTRGGRTTGVVLANGDEVRADLVVSNADVKRTFLKLVDEAALPGEFVHRVRHFKMRGSSGKVNIALDSLPEFPALPKDSTCIRGDMHFTDSIERMERGYDDWKAGRWSADPFLDMMIPTLLDPTMTSPGKHFMSCFVQYCPPKVEGRDWTDADRDAFAETVIGQIADYSPGFRDRIVHMEVRTPREIEAEVGLTEGNIFQGELTFDQLLFNRPVPGYAQYRSPISGLYMCGSSTHPGGGVMGAPGRNAAAEILRDLKRPTSEMSKAHDVI, translated from the coding sequence ATGCAAAAATACGATGCCCTGATCGTCGGCGGCGGCCACAATGGACTGGTCACGGCCTGTTATCTCCAGCGCGCCGGCCTCAACGTCCTCGTCGTGGAAAAGAACGGCTGGGTCGGCGGCGCGGCGACCAGCCGCGAACTCACCCCCGGCTTCCTCTATTCCAACTGCTCCTATGTCTGCTCGCTGTTCCGGCCGGAGATCATGCGCGATCTGGAGCTGCCGAAACACGGCCTGCAGGTCATCTCCTACGAGGGCGGCGCGGTCTTCACCCGCGACGGCGACTATCTCGCCTCCTACCGTGACCACGACAGCCACCGCCGTGAATTCGCCCGCTACTCCCGGCGCGACGCCGAGGCCTATGAGCGCTATGCCCGCGATGTGACGCGCCAGTGCCGCTTCATCCAGCCGCTCCTCATGCGCACCGCGCCGGATCCGTTCGGCTTCCGCCCGCGCGACATTTCCGAACTGCTTTATCTCGCCCGGAAGTTCGGCGAATTCAGCCCCCACGAGATGGCCGAGACGCTGCGCTTCTGGACCATGTCGATCTCCGATTTCCTCGACGAATATTTCGAGACCGACGTCATCAAGGCCTATCTCGCGCTGTCGGGCATCATCGGCACCGCCCTCGGTCCCATGTCACCCGGAACCGCCTACGTCCTGCTCCATCACTATATGGGCGAAGTGGACGGCTCCGTCGGCGCCTGGGGCTATGCGCGCGGCGGCATGGGCGCGGTCACGCAGGCCCTGTCCCGCTCTTTCCAGTTCTCCGGCGGCACCATCCGCACCGACGCGGAAGTCTCGAAGATCCTGACGCGCGGCGGCCGCACCACCGGCGTGGTGCTTGCCAATGGCGACGAGGTGCGCGCCGATCTCGTCGTCTCCAATGCCGACGTGAAGCGCACCTTCCTCAAGCTCGTCGACGAAGCGGCGCTGCCCGGAGAATTCGTCCACCGCGTCAGACATTTCAAGATGCGCGGCTCCTCCGGCAAGGTGAACATCGCGCTCGACAGCCTGCCCGAATTCCCGGCCCTGCCGAAGGACTCCACCTGCATCCGCGGCGACATGCATTTCACCGATTCCATCGAGCGCATGGAGCGCGGCTACGACGACTGGAAAGCCGGACGCTGGTCGGCGGATCCCTTCCTCGACATGATGATCCCCACCCTGCTCGACCCGACCATGACCTCGCCGGGCAAACATTTCATGAGTTGCTTCGTGCAGTACTGTCCGCCGAAGGTGGAGGGCCGCGACTGGACCGACGCCGACCGCGACGCCTTCGCCGAAACCGTGATCGGCCAGATCGCCGACTATTCCCCCGGCTTCCGCGATCGCATCGTGCATATGGAAGTGCGCACGCCCCGCGAGATCGAGGCGGAGGTGGGCCTTACCGAAGGCAACATCTTCCAGGGCGAACTCACCTTCGACCAGCTTCTCTTCAACCGGCCGGTGCCCGGCTATGCGCAGTACCGCAGCCCGATCTCCGGGCTCTACATGTGCGGCTCCTCCACCCATCCGGGCGGCGGGGTGATGGGCGCGCCCGGCCGCAACGCCGCCGCCGAGATCCTGCGCGACCTCAAGCGCCCCACCTCCGAGATGAGCAAAGCCCATGACGTCATTTGA
- a CDS encoding methyltransferase domain-containing protein, with amino-acid sequence MVATNEDGAAAEPEYDEAAIRFLAVLWGEGYLSPGGPAEVDRVLAGVPLAGRKVLDFGCGAGGITLHIAKTHGPAEIVGYDVEQPVIARARASAMAAGLSSVARFVSSPPGRLPFEDGVFDVIFSKDAMIHVPNKEALFAELFRVLRPGGIFAASDWLIGHDGEPSADMKDYIAAEGLHFGMASSHRYLRAMAAAGFVDGTAESRNAWYRDVARGELERLKGPLRAKAVAAVGEAYVEKNIRTWTAMQKVLDSGEHCPTHLRGSKPAAGVRP; translated from the coding sequence ATGGTGGCGACAAATGAGGACGGTGCGGCGGCAGAGCCGGAATATGACGAGGCGGCGATCCGCTTTCTCGCCGTGTTGTGGGGCGAGGGCTATCTTTCGCCCGGCGGTCCGGCAGAGGTCGACCGTGTGCTGGCCGGCGTACCGCTTGCCGGTCGGAAGGTTCTCGATTTTGGCTGCGGCGCGGGCGGCATCACCCTGCATATCGCGAAAACCCATGGGCCGGCCGAGATCGTCGGCTATGACGTCGAGCAGCCGGTGATCGCGCGGGCACGCGCCTCCGCCATGGCCGCGGGGCTTTCGTCCGTGGCGCGTTTCGTCTCCAGTCCGCCGGGACGCCTGCCGTTCGAGGATGGCGTGTTCGACGTGATCTTTTCCAAGGATGCGATGATCCATGTGCCGAACAAGGAGGCGCTGTTTGCCGAGCTTTTCCGCGTGCTGCGGCCGGGCGGCATCTTTGCCGCCTCCGACTGGCTGATCGGCCACGACGGCGAGCCGAGCGCGGACATGAAGGATTACATCGCCGCCGAGGGCCTGCATTTCGGCATGGCCTCGTCGCACCGCTACCTTCGGGCGATGGCGGCGGCGGGTTTCGTCGACGGCACTGCGGAAAGCCGCAATGCCTGGTATCGCGACGTGGCGCGGGGCGAGCTGGAGCGGCTGAAGGGACCGCTCCGTGCGAAGGCCGTGGCAGCGGTCGGCGAGGCCTATGTCGAGAAGAACATCCGCACCTGGACCGCCATGCAGAAGGTTCTTGACAGCGGGGAGCATTGTCCCACTCATCTGCGCGGCAGCAAGCCGGCCGCGGGAGTTCGCCCGTGA
- a CDS encoding TetR family transcriptional regulator C-terminal domain-containing protein has product MTVTLKNPRGKVTVKMRTGGAEQGSGDGEKRGGRKASKETRRQQLIEATIDSLAKRGYSDTTLADVADGAGLSRGIVNFHFESKENLLIATLQFMSEEYGDHWNSALEKAGPDVGSRLWAIVHADFDRKICTKRKLAAWCAFWGEAKSRPTYQALCGARDVKYQETVIQLCTELKAEGGYAYEPEPMALSLCAMLEGLWLRLMMGDGTTREKALEAAIAFVVAVFPKHLTSQGPKSQ; this is encoded by the coding sequence GTGACCGTGACGCTGAAAAATCCCAGGGGCAAGGTGACGGTGAAGATGCGGACAGGCGGGGCTGAACAGGGCTCGGGCGACGGCGAGAAGCGCGGCGGCCGCAAGGCCTCCAAGGAAACGCGGCGGCAGCAGCTTATCGAGGCGACCATCGATTCGCTCGCCAAGCGCGGCTATTCCGACACGACGCTCGCCGATGTCGCCGATGGCGCGGGCTTGTCGCGCGGCATCGTCAACTTCCATTTCGAGAGCAAGGAAAACCTGCTTATCGCCACCCTGCAGTTCATGTCGGAGGAATATGGCGATCACTGGAACTCCGCCCTGGAAAAGGCCGGGCCGGATGTCGGCAGCCGCCTGTGGGCCATCGTGCATGCCGATTTCGACCGCAAGATCTGCACCAAGCGCAAGCTTGCCGCCTGGTGCGCCTTCTGGGGCGAGGCCAAGTCGCGGCCGACTTATCAGGCGCTGTGCGGCGCGCGGGACGTGAAATACCAGGAGACGGTGATCCAGCTCTGCACCGAGCTGAAGGCGGAGGGCGGCTATGCCTATGAGCCGGAGCCGATGGCGCTGTCGCTCTGCGCCATGCTGGAAGGCCTGTGGCTGCGCCTGATGATGGGCGATGGCACGACGCGGGAAAAGGCGCTGGAGGCGGCTATCGCCTTCGTCGTCGCGGTCTTCCCGAAGCATCTCACGAGCCAAGGACCGAAATCACAATAG
- a CDS encoding ABC transporter substrate-binding protein: MKTANTAKTHTIAAFAALLALGTALPAHAADTLTVFDWSGYEDPAFHPAYTEKHGGEPDFSFFGDEEEAFQKLRSGFKADVAHPCSQSVVKWREAGLLEPLDTAKLASWNDVLPNFKTMKNLMTSDDGTAWFIPFEWGNTVLTYRTDTVKPEEVASLKAFADPKFKDRVSIGDNVDDAYALASLAIGLKDWTKMTDAQFAEASAFLREVHKNVRLYWTDNTDLSQAMASGEVDLAWAWNETATTLQAESQPVAIKKDTAEGLSTWVCGYVRLKGGEASPDLAYDYLNAVTDPGVAAYMVESWGYGHSNAKGMAAVDPKILKDKGYADVDAFVANTLFQSPMPTELRQKMIAEFEKIKSGY; the protein is encoded by the coding sequence ATGAAGACTGCAAACACGGCCAAGACCCACACGATAGCGGCGTTCGCCGCCCTCCTTGCCCTCGGAACTGCCCTTCCTGCCCATGCCGCCGATACGCTGACGGTTTTCGACTGGTCCGGCTATGAGGACCCCGCTTTCCATCCCGCTTATACGGAAAAGCATGGCGGCGAGCCGGATTTCTCCTTCTTCGGCGATGAGGAAGAGGCGTTCCAGAAGCTGCGCTCCGGCTTCAAGGCGGATGTCGCGCATCCCTGTTCGCAGAGCGTGGTGAAGTGGCGCGAGGCCGGTCTGCTGGAGCCGCTCGATACGGCCAAGCTCGCCTCGTGGAACGATGTGCTGCCGAACTTCAAGACGATGAAGAACCTCATGACGTCGGACGACGGCACGGCGTGGTTCATTCCGTTCGAGTGGGGCAATACGGTGCTCACCTACCGCACGGACACGGTGAAGCCGGAGGAGGTCGCCTCGCTGAAGGCCTTTGCCGATCCGAAATTCAAGGACCGTGTCTCGATCGGCGACAATGTGGACGATGCCTATGCGCTGGCAAGCCTTGCCATCGGCCTCAAGGACTGGACGAAGATGACCGACGCGCAATTCGCGGAGGCGTCGGCCTTCCTGCGCGAGGTTCACAAGAACGTGCGGCTCTACTGGACGGACAATACCGATCTCAGCCAGGCGATGGCGAGCGGCGAGGTCGACCTCGCCTGGGCCTGGAACGAGACGGCGACGACCCTGCAGGCGGAAAGCCAGCCGGTCGCCATCAAGAAGGATACGGCGGAAGGGCTTTCCACCTGGGTTTGCGGCTATGTGCGGCTGAAGGGGGGCGAGGCGAGCCCGGACCTTGCCTATGACTATCTCAATGCCGTCACCGATCCGGGCGTTGCGGCCTATATGGTCGAAAGCTGGGGTTACGGCCATTCCAACGCCAAGGGCATGGCCGCGGTCGATCCGAAGATCCTCAAAGACAAGGGTTATGCCGACGTCGATGCCTTCGTCGCCAATACGCTCTTCCAGTCGCCGATGCCGACGGAGTTGCGGCAGAAGATGATCGCGGAATTCGAGAAGATCAAATCGGGCTATTGA
- a CDS encoding ABC transporter ATP-binding protein has protein sequence MVFQSYAIFPHLDVAENVAYGLKRLKLSPAEEKKRVGDALDQVRLSGLGQRKAHELSGGQRQRVALARALVGAPQALLLDEPFAALDKKLREEMQVELRTLQKAVGITFVLVTHDQYEALALSDRIAVMFGGRIAQVATPKEIYQRPRTRKVADFLGGMNFLKARVLGEQGNAVSIDAARFGAVQLEKPHGFAASNGHVTVGIRPERLRLLWDNDRAPHELAGRIENRAYFGEVTHLTVGVDGLEQPLSMVETNNYGADDLPIGAEIRLAYDPDAFVLLAEDAPVSRV, from the coding sequence ATGGTCTTCCAGAGTTACGCCATCTTCCCCCATCTCGATGTGGCGGAAAACGTCGCCTATGGCCTGAAGCGGCTGAAGCTTTCGCCCGCGGAAGAGAAGAAGCGCGTCGGCGACGCGCTCGATCAGGTGCGCCTTTCCGGCCTCGGCCAGCGCAAGGCGCATGAACTGTCGGGCGGCCAGCGCCAGCGCGTGGCCCTGGCCCGCGCCCTGGTGGGTGCCCCGCAGGCCCTGCTGCTGGACGAGCCCTTCGCCGCCCTGGACAAGAAGCTGCGCGAGGAAATGCAGGTGGAACTGCGCACGCTGCAGAAGGCCGTCGGCATCACCTTCGTGCTCGTCACGCACGACCAGTACGAGGCGCTCGCCCTTTCCGACCGCATCGCCGTGATGTTCGGCGGGCGCATCGCCCAGGTCGCGACGCCGAAGGAAATCTACCAGCGCCCGCGCACCCGCAAGGTCGCCGATTTCCTCGGCGGCATGAATTTCCTGAAGGCCAGGGTGCTCGGCGAACAGGGCAACGCCGTCTCCATCGACGCCGCCCGTTTCGGCGCCGTCCAGCTCGAGAAGCCGCACGGCTTTGCCGCCAGCAACGGCCATGTCACCGTCGGCATCCGTCCGGAACGCCTGCGCCTGTTGTGGGACAATGACCGCGCGCCGCACGAACTTGCCGGCCGCATCGAGAACCGCGCCTATTTCGGCGAAGTCACGCATCTGACCGTCGGCGTCGACGGGCTGGAGCAGCCGCTCTCCATGGTCGAGACGAACAATTACGGCGCGGACGACCTGCCCATCGGTGCGGAAATCCGGCTCGCCTACGATCCGGATGCCTTCGTGCTGCTGGCCGAGGACGCGCCGGTCTCGCGCGTCTGA
- a CDS encoding ABC transporter permease: MNLLMQRLRFIPFLPVYVAAYFLFLYLPILLLPIFSFNNAATTTFPLAGFTTKWYASLVGNSVMLEAAWNSLVVGISVSLLSTVLGICAARAITRYRFRGQRAAAGLIMAPLFLPEIIVAVSLLMIVLAMGVELSLMTVILGQTVFCVPYAMSVLVSGFEGFDRSLEEASYDLGETAFGTFRRVTLPVVAPAIVSSLLVTFTISLDEFILAFFLSGTEPTLPVYIWGQLRFAAKLPGVLALGTIMLAASILMLTLAEVLRRRAERRTQIAHALP, from the coding sequence ATGAACCTCCTCATGCAGCGCCTGCGCTTCATTCCCTTCCTGCCGGTCTATGTGGCGGCCTATTTCCTTTTCCTCTACCTGCCGATCCTGCTGCTGCCGATCTTCTCCTTCAACAATGCCGCGACGACCACCTTCCCCCTCGCCGGCTTCACGACGAAATGGTACGCCTCGCTGGTCGGCAATTCGGTGATGCTGGAGGCGGCCTGGAACAGCCTCGTCGTCGGCATTTCCGTCTCGCTGCTTTCGACCGTTCTCGGCATCTGCGCCGCCCGCGCCATCACGCGCTACCGCTTCCGCGGCCAGAGGGCGGCCGCCGGCCTCATCATGGCCCCGCTCTTCCTGCCGGAAATCATCGTCGCCGTGTCGCTGCTGATGATCGTGCTGGCAATGGGCGTGGAACTGTCGCTGATGACCGTCATCCTCGGCCAGACGGTGTTCTGCGTGCCCTATGCGATGTCCGTGCTGGTTTCCGGCTTCGAGGGCTTCGACCGCAGCCTGGAGGAAGCCTCCTACGACCTCGGCGAGACCGCGTTCGGCACCTTCCGGCGCGTGACGCTGCCGGTCGTCGCGCCGGCCATCGTCTCCAGCCTGCTCGTCACCTTCACCATCTCGCTCGACGAGTTCATCCTCGCCTTCTTCCTCTCCGGCACCGAGCCGACCCTGCCGGTCTATATCTGGGGGCAGCTCCGCTTTGCCGCCAAGCTGCCGGGCGTTCTGGCGCTCGGCACCATCATGCTCGCCGCCTCCATCCTCATGCTCACCCTTGCCGAAGTCCTGCGCCGTCGTGCCGAACGCCGCACGCAGATCGCCCATGCCCTGCCCTAG
- a CDS encoding ABC transporter permease, translating into MTATAFDTIAETPAPSRRRAWRRSEEARGLALISPTFLYALAVLFLPVLIVIAYSFWTQNYLDIDRTFTLENYRQALTEPIYRDLFIRSLWISLTVSVVTVVFSYPIAWFISFHGGVHKNLWLFLITVPCWTSYLLRVMSWKVILGYGGVMNTGLISMGLIDKPVTSLLYNSNAVVITLVHSWAAFAILPIYVSLQKVDRTLIEAARDLGDSRLKAFFRITLPLSLPGVISAFLIVMIPTVGDYVTPRLVGGKDGVMIATAIQAQFGKGANWPLGAALSVTTMVLVSLTAAAIVLALKFAVRRIK; encoded by the coding sequence ATGACGGCGACGGCGTTCGACACGATCGCTGAAACGCCAGCCCCTTCCCGGCGCCGCGCCTGGAGGCGGAGCGAAGAGGCCCGCGGCCTCGCCCTCATCTCACCGACCTTCCTTTATGCGCTGGCGGTGCTTTTTCTCCCCGTCCTCATCGTCATCGCCTACAGTTTCTGGACCCAGAACTATCTCGACATCGACCGCACCTTCACGCTGGAAAACTACCGGCAGGCCCTGACGGAACCGATCTATCGCGATCTCTTCATCCGTTCGCTCTGGATCTCGCTGACGGTCAGCGTCGTCACCGTCGTCTTTTCCTATCCCATCGCCTGGTTCATCTCCTTCCATGGCGGCGTGCACAAGAACCTCTGGCTCTTCCTCATCACCGTGCCCTGCTGGACCAGCTATCTGCTGCGCGTCATGTCGTGGAAGGTGATCCTCGGCTATGGTGGCGTCATGAACACCGGGCTGATCTCGATGGGGCTCATCGACAAGCCGGTGACCTCCCTGCTCTACAATTCCAATGCCGTCGTCATCACACTGGTGCACAGCTGGGCGGCCTTCGCCATCCTGCCCATCTATGTGTCGCTGCAAAAGGTCGACCGCACCCTGATCGAGGCCGCGCGCGACCTCGGCGACAGCCGCCTCAAGGCATTCTTTCGCATCACGCTTCCGCTCTCGCTGCCGGGCGTCATCTCCGCCTTCCTGATCGTGATGATCCCGACCGTCGGCGACTACGTCACGCCCCGCCTCGTCGGCGGCAAGGACGGCGTGATGATCGCCACCGCCATCCAGGCGCAGTTCGGCAAGGGCGCGAACTGGCCGCTGGGCGCGGCCCTTTCGGTAACGACCATGGTGCTCGTCTCGCTCACCGCCGCAGCCATCGTGCTCGCGCTGAAATTCGCGGTCAGGAGGATCAAATGA
- a CDS encoding aminotransferase, whose amino-acid sequence MAAIPKTANEGILAGEAAADDLTLLAERHLVQPWPVSGSIGAEARGRIEAGEGIYVTDASGRRLIDGPAGMWCVNAGHRNKALADVMAAQAMELSYNSPWYTTNAPSAVLSARLAGHAPEGVDHAFYTTGGSSAVETALRFMQFANNVKGRPEKKLIVSRQGGYHGSTYLSASLNGRPRDHDWMDSASDLVVKLSCPNPFRRPDGMSMEAFCDFLVEEFRQVIEERGAEAIGAFIAEPVMASGGVIVPPPGYLKRMHALCRANDILFIADEVVTAFGRLGHVFASKDVFDIEPDMITFAKGVTSGYFPLGGVMIAGRLFEELRRSNHSEAMFAHGLTYSSHPVGCAVALKNLDILEEGLLEHTRAVSDHFQASLKALEDLPLVGEVRGLGLMACVECVADRTSNNPLTLDLEVGKRIDKHCQELGLLVRPLIHMCVMSPPLTITRGQIDDMAAILRKGIELTMDDLTREGLWKG is encoded by the coding sequence ATGGCGGCGATTCCGAAGACGGCAAATGAGGGCATCCTGGCCGGCGAGGCGGCGGCCGACGATCTCACCCTGCTTGCCGAGCGGCATCTGGTGCAGCCCTGGCCGGTTTCCGGCTCCATCGGCGCGGAGGCGCGCGGGCGGATCGAGGCGGGCGAGGGCATCTATGTCACGGATGCGAGCGGCCGGCGGCTGATCGATGGCCCCGCCGGCATGTGGTGCGTCAATGCCGGGCACCGCAACAAGGCGCTTGCCGATGTCATGGCCGCGCAGGCGATGGAGCTCTCCTACAATTCACCCTGGTACACGACGAATGCGCCGTCCGCCGTGCTCTCCGCGCGGCTTGCGGGCCATGCGCCCGAAGGCGTCGATCATGCGTTCTATACGACGGGCGGCTCCTCGGCCGTCGAGACGGCGCTGCGCTTCATGCAGTTCGCCAACAATGTGAAGGGGCGGCCGGAGAAGAAGCTGATCGTTTCCCGGCAGGGCGGCTACCACGGCTCGACCTATCTCTCCGCTTCGCTGAACGGCCGGCCGCGCGACCATGACTGGATGGATAGCGCGTCCGATCTCGTCGTGAAGCTTTCCTGCCCCAATCCCTTCCGCCGGCCGGACGGCATGAGCATGGAGGCCTTCTGCGATTTCCTGGTGGAGGAGTTCCGTCAGGTCATCGAGGAGAGAGGGGCGGAGGCGATCGGCGCCTTCATCGCCGAGCCGGTCATGGCCTCAGGTGGCGTCATCGTCCCGCCGCCCGGCTATCTCAAGCGCATGCATGCGCTCTGCCGGGCCAACGACATCCTCTTCATCGCCGACGAGGTGGTGACGGCCTTCGGGCGGCTCGGTCATGTCTTCGCGTCGAAGGACGTTTTCGATATCGAGCCCGACATGATCACCTTCGCCAAGGGTGTGACGTCGGGCTATTTCCCGCTCGGTGGCGTGATGATCGCGGGCCGGCTTTTCGAGGAACTGCGCCGCTCGAACCATTCCGAGGCGATGTTCGCCCATGGTCTCACCTATTCCAGCCATCCGGTCGGCTGCGCCGTGGCGCTGAAGAACCTCGATATCCTCGAGGAGGGGCTCCTGGAGCATACGCGCGCCGTGTCGGACCATTTCCAGGCAAGCCTGAAGGCGCTGGAGGACCTGCCGTTGGTCGGCGAAGTGCGCGGGCTCGGGCTGATGGCCTGCGTGGAATGCGTTGCCGACCGCACGAGCAACAACCCGCTGACGCTGGACCTCGAAGTCGGCAAGCGCATCGACAAACACTGCCAGGAGCTCGGCCTTCTGGTGCGCCCGCTCATCCATATGTGCGTGATGTCGCCGCCGCTGACCATCACCAGGGGCCAGATCGACGACATGGCGGCGATCCTGCGCAAGGGCATCGAACTGACGATGGACGATCTCACCCGCGAAGGGTTGTGGAAGGGCTGA